The Thamnophis elegans isolate rThaEle1 chromosome Z, rThaEle1.pri, whole genome shotgun sequence genome contains a region encoding:
- the EMC4 gene encoding ER membrane protein complex subunit 4: MSAGGGLVTNRGRRFKWAIELSGPGSGGRGRSDRGSSQGDALYPIGYSDKQVPDTSVQETDRILVEKRCWDIALGPLKQIPMNLFIMYMAGNTISIFPTMMVCMMAWRPIQALMSISATFKLLESSSQKFLQGLVYLIGNLLGLALAVYKCQSMGLLPTHASDWLAFIEPPERMEYSGGGLIL; this comes from the exons ATGAGTGCCGGAGGGGGATTGGTGACCAATCGTGGACGACGTTTCAAATGGGCCATTGAATTGAGTGGTCCAGGCAGTGGTGGTAG AGGCCGAAGTGACCGGGGCAGCAGCCAAGGAGATGCACTCTACCCCATAGGCTATTCAGATAAGCAGGTGCCTGACACAAGTGTTCAGGAGACAGATCGCATCCTGGTTGAAAAG CGCTGCTGGGATATTGCTCTTGGTCCCTTGAAGCAAATCCCTATGAACCTATTCATCATGTACATGGCAGGGAATACAATCTCTATCTTCCCCACCATGATGGTCTGTATGATGGCCTGGAGGCCCATCCAAGCACTAATGTCCATCTCTGCTA CCTTCAAGCTACTTGAAAGCTCAAGTCAGAAGTTTCTTCAGGGATTGGTATATTTAATTGGCAACCTGTTAGGATTGGCCTTGGCAGTTTACAAGTGCCAGTCAATGGGGCTACTGCCAACTCATGCTTCTGACTGGCTGGCTTTTATTGAACCACCTGAG CGTATGGAGTACTCAGGTGGGGGTCTGATCTTATGA